DNA from Prunus persica cultivar Lovell chromosome G6, Prunus_persica_NCBIv2, whole genome shotgun sequence:
cggcgagcttgaagcaatcgtggccagtattgcgttcaacataaggagtgtcgaagatcatcccgtgacagaagttgagttatgaagaagtcggtaaacattatctagaatgagtctaggataagtgtaTGAGTACTtattgtaatcatcgttctatagtggatttgagttggactgaggagtcccgtggattttccccagaggtggggttttaccacgtaaaataattctctgcgtgttcttttattttaagctttgcacATATCAATCCTActtcaaaggttgatcattatttattgcaaaaattcgaattagcttgtttaaccttctccaggcatatatagatatccTACAGGTATTTTCAATTGGCATCAGAGCAGGTTGCTGGACATACTCAGTAAGATCTAATATACCTTAGGATGGATCGTGCCTCGGGCTCAATTGCACATCCACCATATCTTGATGGCAACAACTATGGCGCTTGGAAGGCCAAAATGAAGTCGTTTCTTTGGTCCTTAGATGAACGTGTATGGAGTACTGTGGTTCATGGATttcctaaacccataaaaaagATCGGAAAAGGAGATGAAGAAACCACAATCCTCAAAGCTAGAGAGGAGTGGACCACTGCAGAAGTCACACACAGCACTAATAATCAAAAGGGGTTAAATGCTTTATTTACTGCTGTCTCTTCAGAtcaatttgaatatatatctGGTTGTGATAATTCTAAGGAAGCTTGGGATATTTTGCAGGTTACTCATGAAGGAACAGATACTGTCAAGGGAGCCAAGCTTCAAATGCATACTTTACAGTTTGAGACACTCATGATGGATGAGAATGAaactttttctgaattttatgCTAAACTGTGTGTAATTGTGAATGCTTGTTCAAGTTTAGGTGAAAAAATTCCAGAAGACAGGGTTGTGAAAAAGATTTTGAGATCCTTGCCTCAACGATTTCAACCAAAGATCACGGCTATTGAAGAGATCCGTGACTTGAACACCTTGAAAGTTCAAGAACTCATAGGGTCCATACAAACCTATGAGATGAAACATCTAACTCctaaaaagagcaaaaatgtTGCTTTCAAGGTTgtgaatgaagaagatgatgggcATTCAAATGAAGATTGCagtgatgaggaattaacGATTATCACAAGACGATTCATGAACTTTCTCAAGAATCAGGATCCAAGGAGTCGAGATTCAAAAGGtataaattctaaaaataggTTTGTTAACTATACTGATGGTGGGTCTAAATTTTGTAGGTCAAATGAACGAAAGAATCCAAGAGAAAAGGTCCAATGTTTCAAATGTGAAGGCTATGGACACATATCTTCGGAATGTGCCAACACCTTAAAGAAACAAAGGGATGGCAAGAATAAGGCAATGCATACTACTTGGAGTGATAGTGAATCAGAATGCGAGATTGATGAAAAGACGGTTGCACTCATAACCACAGTTAGCTTGGATGAATCACATGAGGATGATGATTGTAAAGGTATAAATATTGAGTTTATCATGAACAAATATGATGATTTGTTGGCTGCTTCTCAGAAGCTCAGTAAACAAAATAGTGAGCTCGTCAAAGAAGTTGCTGTGCTGAAGTTGGAAAATTGCAGGATTGCAAACGAGTTTCAATCCCCTGATGCAGATTCCGAAAAGGTAAGTGCAGGTATGAACGAAACATTGAtgtttttgcataaaaaattgGCTGATCAGAATAAATTAGTTGCATCTCTAACATCTGACAACAAAGCCCTTGAACTTGaacttaaaaattcaaaggaaAGGATTGTTTCTTTAACCATTGGTGCAGAAAAAATTGACAAGATGATTAGCATGGGAAGAAGAGATGGTGACAAATGAGGCTTGGGATTTGAACCAAGTAATGAGTCTTCCGCTGTgtctaaaacaaagtttgtcaaAACCACTTCACCTATTGAACCTTCTGTCACTCATGAAGTCAAGAAATTTATTCCAATTTGTCACTTTTGTGGAACTCGTGGGCACATAAGACCGAGATGCAATAAGCTTCTAAATGAATTTGTTTGTTCAAATTCTCATGGCATGGGTGGAAAAGTAAGTATCCAACATAAGATTTTAAGTCTTATGGAAGAGGTAAACCGCTTATCCAAACTATCTTCTTTTCATTGTTTGCCGTCAACTAAGACAAAGTTAGTTtggaggaaaaaggaaaatcataatGGTATGTCTTCCTCCACTAATGTTGTGCATGAACCCGTTGCTTTAGAAAGTTTGGATCTTAAATGTATTGCtgcaaaatctttggataatcTTCGATTTGACACTCTTAGAAAGTCTTTAGGTATATGTGCTCTAGATTAATTTGGAGTCTATTGCATGCCAAAGCCTCTTTCATGTCTTATGATATTTCAATTAATTTCGGTGTTTATAAATCTGCCTAGCTCATGCAAGGATTGTTAAGGTGTATCAATCCTGTAACTGTCTGAACGTATTTGTTGATCTTAGATTGGGCTCTGACACTGCACTATATTGAGAACTCATACTCTCAGCTTCACACAAAGGTTTCCATTGTCTTGGTGCATTATAAACTTCATTAAATGATCTatccatctttttatttttattttgcacaTCACACTCTTTTCCTTGAAGTCCTTTGAATATCTCTTCTCATGCACTTGTCTCTCTTTGGATTGCCATAACACTACTGTGCGTAAGTTCTTGATCtgtttagaaataaaaattttttaaaaaaaaaaaaaaggtgttgaCCGCTCATTGCTCAGTAACCGGGCCTCTTGTCTAACCAACGTCGAGGTTCGAGTCAACAAGTTGTGATGGTTTGCTGTCCTTGCTTATCTTTGGAGCCTTCTTGATTCGGATCAGTATTTCCCCAGGGGTGCTTTATCACCCAGTTGCTTCCAGTCATCTGACGTGAGCACACTGATTGACCATCCGTTACATGGATCATGTCGAAAGCTAAATAAAGTAAGCcaccaaatttaaaataataataataaataaatacaattcTTGTCTCAAATAAACTGATCTTTTTATACTTACAATGCACTTAGTGTCTGTGTCATCTTTGGTGGGATCAGTCTTGGGTGGACATATTTGTTGTGCTTAATTGAAAGGAGTTCACTTCACACCTTTGCTTCCTAATGGTAGAATCATTTGGtgatgtttatttttcaccaTGCATGTGGTATGCCTCCTTGATTATCTGTGAGTTTGTGCATTTCATCTGGTGGCTTGCTTTTGTCCTTGCCATGCTTTGCTTCTTATGCGTTTCAGACAGCGTTGGGTCTGCTACTACTATCTCTTCTTGCTCACATACTTGGCATGtttatgaatgaaaaataattacatCTTCTAGAGAGCTTGGGATCTGCATCTAAAGTGTGTTATATATCTTGGTTGTTTTGAGCCTTTTGTCTTAattgtgttgtttttgtttgtgttatgttatgtttttgtttttccctttcgtttttctttgttgttttgttttccaaaaattttataataaaaaaaaattattaaaaaaaaaaaaacgaatttctttttgttttcaaacttTGTGTCATTTATGCTTCTTGTTTGGTTGTGCCGCACACATGATAAACTGAATCTGAGGATTGCAGTGTCATTATCAATCCTGTCTGTTGCATACCTATGGCACATCAACATGTATGACACAATGCAGAGCATAAGACATGCAACCGAAGAGGTAAGAATCATATATTGTTTATATGATTGAACCTAATTGTGTATGTTGTTCTTGTAGGTGATTAATGGATCTTGGCTATAAAAAGATGAGACTTTTTCACCAATTGCACATCTGGAAGCAGTGAGGTTATTGCTCGTTGTCACTCAACAAGATAAAGCCCCTTACATGCATCATTGGTTAATCTCTACGCCTTTATATGTTGGATTGCAATCTgatcttttcctcttttctatGCTTCTGTATGTTATTTCCTTGTCCTTTGGATTTCCTGACAAAAAGGGGGAGAGATCACTatgtgaaattatgaaaagGGGAGAGATTGTGTTGTAGAATTAAGGGGGAGTGGTGTTGTAATTTTGCCTTGAATTACATTTCTTCTCCCACATGCTTCACTGGTTTTGTTGTTTCATAATGTGCAGGGATTCAAAGCCTTGGTTTTAGAGTAGGATTTCATTTGTTAAATTCCTGCAATTTCTTTTGAGTTGTAATAGGTGTTTTGTCTAGGAAATGCCAAAGGGGGAGAttgttagtatgaaaattgtattgtcatttcctagactctagcataggttgGGAATTAGTGTGTGAATATGTTTTACTGGAAGCTTTGGCGCAACACA
Protein-coding regions in this window:
- the LOC18773745 gene encoding uncharacterized protein LOC18773745, with the protein product MDRASGSIAHPPYLDGNNYGAWKAKMKSFLWSLDERVWSTVVHGFPKPIKKIGKGDEETTILKAREEWTTAEVTHSTNNQKGLNALFTAVSSDQFEYISGCDNSKEAWDILQVTHEGTDTVKGAKLQMHTLQFETLMMDENETFSEFYAKLCVIVNACSSLGEKIPEDRVVKKILRSLPQRFQPKITAIEEIRDLNTLKVQELIGSIQTYEMKHLTPKKSKNVAFKVVNEEDDGHSNEDCSDEELTIITRRFMNFLKNQDPRSRDSKGINSKNRFVNYTDGGSKFCRSNERKNPREKVQCFKCEGYGHISSECANTLKKQRDGKNKAMHTTWSDSESECEIDEKTVALITTVSLDESHEDDDCKGINIEFIMNKYDDLLAASQKLSKQNSELVKEVAVLKLENCRIANEFQSPDADSEKVSAGMNETLMFLHKKLADQNKLVASLTSDNKALELELKNSKERIVSLTIGAEKIDKMISMGRRDGDK